The following proteins come from a genomic window of Nycticebus coucang isolate mNycCou1 chromosome 11, mNycCou1.pri, whole genome shotgun sequence:
- the VSTM2A gene encoding V-set and transmembrane domain-containing protein 2A isoform X1: MMGIFLAYVGFVFFSALYVQQGLSSQAKFTEFPRNVTATEGQNVEMSCAFQSGSASVYLEIQWWFLRGPEDVEPGTEVAGAQVELLPDRDRDPDSDGTKISTVKVQGNDISHKLQISKVRKKDEGLYECRVTDANYGELQEHKAQAYLKVNAHSHARRMQAFEASPMWLQDAKPRRNVSAIPGSIHSPATRRAHATSSPHAVAKIPKQSPQSGKSKIMKKNALTKQTKVGFAIPSEGLISSSFEPSPVLLPCPELLRSHSPLVSPTTRSSERKCL; this comes from the exons ATGATGGGGATCTTTTTGGCGTATgttggatttgttttcttttccgcGTTGTATGTACAACAAGGGCTTTCTTCTCAAG CAAAATTTACGGAGTTTCCACGGAACGTGACGGCGACCGAAGGGCAGAATGTGGAGATGTCCTGCGCTTTCCAGAGTGGCTCCGCCTCCGTGTATCTGGAAATCCAGTGGTGGTTCCTGCGGGGACCAGAGGACGTTGAGCCGGGTACCGAGGTGGCCGGCGCGCAG GTGGAGCTCTTACCCGACCGCGACCGGGACCCGGACAGCGACGGCACCAAGATCAGC ACAGTGAAAGTCCAAGGCAATGACATCTCCCACAAGCTTCAGATTTCCAAAGTGAGGAAAAAGGATGAAGGCCTATACGAATGCAGGGTGACAGATGCCAATTACGGGGAGCTTCAGGAGCACAAGGCCCAGGCCTACCTGAAGGTCAATGCCCACAGCCACGCCCGCAGGATGCAGGCCTTCGAGGCCTCGCCCATGTGGCTGCAGGATGCGAAACCCCGCAGGAACGTGTCCGCGATCCCCGGCAGCATCCACAGCCCCGCCACCCGCCGCGCGCACGCCACCTCCAGCCCGCACGCCGTAGCCAAAATCCCCAAACAAAGTCCGCAATCAG gtaaaagtaaaataatgaagaaaaatgctTTAACCAAACAGACTAAAGTTGGCTTTGCAATCCCTTCAGAGGGTCTCATCTCCAGCTCCTTCGAACCCTCTCCAGTTTTGTTGCCATGTCCAGAGTTGCTCAGGTCACACTCACCCCTTGTGTCTCCAACTACAAGAAGCTCAGAAAGAAAATGCCTTTAA
- the VSTM2A gene encoding V-set and transmembrane domain-containing protein 2A isoform X4, whose translation MSCAFQSGSASVYLEIQWWFLRGPEDVEPGTEVAGAQVELLPDRDRDPDSDGTKISTVKVQGNDISHKLQISKVRKKDEGLYECRVTDANYGELQEHKAQAYLKVNAHSHARRMQAFEASPMWLQDAKPRRNVSAIPGSIHSPATRRAHATSSPHAVAKIPKQSPQSGKSKIMKKNALTKQTKVGFAIPSEGLISSSFEPSPVLLPCPELLRSHSPLVSPTTRSSERKCL comes from the exons ATGTCCTGCGCTTTCCAGAGTGGCTCCGCCTCCGTGTATCTGGAAATCCAGTGGTGGTTCCTGCGGGGACCAGAGGACGTTGAGCCGGGTACCGAGGTGGCCGGCGCGCAG GTGGAGCTCTTACCCGACCGCGACCGGGACCCGGACAGCGACGGCACCAAGATCAGC ACAGTGAAAGTCCAAGGCAATGACATCTCCCACAAGCTTCAGATTTCCAAAGTGAGGAAAAAGGATGAAGGCCTATACGAATGCAGGGTGACAGATGCCAATTACGGGGAGCTTCAGGAGCACAAGGCCCAGGCCTACCTGAAGGTCAATGCCCACAGCCACGCCCGCAGGATGCAGGCCTTCGAGGCCTCGCCCATGTGGCTGCAGGATGCGAAACCCCGCAGGAACGTGTCCGCGATCCCCGGCAGCATCCACAGCCCCGCCACCCGCCGCGCGCACGCCACCTCCAGCCCGCACGCCGTAGCCAAAATCCCCAAACAAAGTCCGCAATCAG gtaaaagtaaaataatgaagaaaaatgctTTAACCAAACAGACTAAAGTTGGCTTTGCAATCCCTTCAGAGGGTCTCATCTCCAGCTCCTTCGAACCCTCTCCAGTTTTGTTGCCATGTCCAGAGTTGCTCAGGTCACACTCACCCCTTGTGTCTCCAACTACAAGAAGCTCAGAAAGAAAATGCCTTTAA
- the VSTM2A gene encoding V-set and transmembrane domain-containing protein 2A isoform X5, whose amino-acid sequence MMGIFLAYVGFVFFSALYVQQGLSSQAKFTEFPRNVTATEGQNVEMSCAFQSGSASVYLEIQWWFLRGPEDVEPGTEVAGAQVELLPDRDRDPDSDGTKISTVKVQGNDISHKLQISKVRKKDEGLYECRVTDANYGELQEHKAQAYLKVNAHSHARRMQAFEASPMWLQDAKPRRNVSAIPGSIHSPATRRAHATSSPHAVAKIPKQSPQSVHAKTFMSIRAKLAS is encoded by the exons ATGATGGGGATCTTTTTGGCGTATgttggatttgttttcttttccgcGTTGTATGTACAACAAGGGCTTTCTTCTCAAG CAAAATTTACGGAGTTTCCACGGAACGTGACGGCGACCGAAGGGCAGAATGTGGAGATGTCCTGCGCTTTCCAGAGTGGCTCCGCCTCCGTGTATCTGGAAATCCAGTGGTGGTTCCTGCGGGGACCAGAGGACGTTGAGCCGGGTACCGAGGTGGCCGGCGCGCAG GTGGAGCTCTTACCCGACCGCGACCGGGACCCGGACAGCGACGGCACCAAGATCAGC ACAGTGAAAGTCCAAGGCAATGACATCTCCCACAAGCTTCAGATTTCCAAAGTGAGGAAAAAGGATGAAGGCCTATACGAATGCAGGGTGACAGATGCCAATTACGGGGAGCTTCAGGAGCACAAGGCCCAGGCCTACCTGAAGGTCAATGCCCACAGCCACGCCCGCAGGATGCAGGCCTTCGAGGCCTCGCCCATGTGGCTGCAGGATGCGAAACCCCGCAGGAACGTGTCCGCGATCCCCGGCAGCATCCACAGCCCCGCCACCCGCCGCGCGCACGCCACCTCCAGCCCGCACGCCGTAGCCAAAATCCCCAAACAAAGTCCGCAATCAG